The genomic stretch atttattaaatttagatGTATGAAATTCGGTATTGAATTGTACAAATATCAGTATGCCAACTTCTTATAGTGTTGGGCACCAGTAATACCCCTTAGCAATTCTCTATGCAGAGATGGTAGAGAGCTAACACCATATTACCTTATGTAAAATATATTCTAAGCTTTTAGCATATTGTTCAAGTCCGTTTGTCAATACTTATGCTTTTGCTTATGGcaaaaaaaacataagataagtgaatttttttatttatttttaatagtttgaataattattatataaatatatttttttaatgaaaaattattttcaaagtgtTTGGATATTAATTAAAAAAGATCTTTTATGAATAAATtggaaataataaaattattttaatttaaaaaatagctaATCAAAAAagtcttttgaaaaaaaaaaactaaaaatcctaatttatcaaaaaaagatcttttatattaattttttttttacccaaatgctctcaaaattatttttttaatttgagaaGCTAAAAATAGCTTAAAATAATAACTAAGTCAAACAGAGCCTAAGTGAATATATAATATTGGTTTTGGAGACATATGACCAAAGAGTATGTGCAcccaaatattacacacagtgatgtgacAGTTTAGCCTAGCTAATCACATTTATTGAAATTTGGGtccactgttttaaaaagcagtgacacgtCATTGTGTGTAATATTTGTGTACATATTTTGGgtgtacatatcattactctttgaCCCAATATGCAATTTTCCAAAAATTGATAATAACATCACAATATTTATTGACACACTTAAATAGGGCTATCTCATTTTCCCATATATATTTTTGTAGTATTATTGGAATTAACAACATACACACCAACCAAATTTTGTAGCATGCCCAACATGTTATACTAATCACTGCAAGTATCTCTTAGCATTATTCTATTTTTATTGAATACATTAATGATAATTTATTGCCAAAATAATCCTTCAAACATAAAGGAAAATGAAAGAGGTTACCATCGAAAATTTCTATTCCCAAATCGTTTCTCTACTCAATCGAAAGGATAAATAATTTCAATGAAATGCATTTATGGGAAAACGAAAATGATGTGTGTATTTTATGGAAAATTGAATAGGCCCTAACAAACATGATATAATAATTAATGTTTGATACCAAatcaactttttatttatttatgcatAAAGTAtgattttattctttttttctcTACTATACTCTTTACATCTTTCTCACAAGGATTCACACCAAATTTACTACATTGATAacagtttttatttttgttcgaacttgataaactttttttttattattattgttgttctaTAACAAAATTATTTagcttgtttttatttattttgttagaATAAATGTTTAATAGAAAATATGAATATGTATACAATATGcttatgaaaaagaaaaagaaaaagaaaaagaaaaagaaaaagaaaagaaaagaaaagaaaagagaagttGAAAATTTGATTCAATCTTAGAAAGAATTCATCTATATTATGTATCTAGGTTTGGGaaaggttatttatttattttgaaaggAAGGACTAGGTTTTTTTTAAGGGAAGATTTGGGATAGGTTCGAATATTGCGCAATTTCTTACACTAATTTTTACATTAATACTAAAATGATTAATGATCAAGATtagagtataataataataattaaagagcAATGACATGTGCATGCATCAAAACATTACACCAACTAAGgatgaaattttttcctatgggGATGGGTCCCGTGGGTACCCGCCCCTAATGGGGCAGGGATTCCCTGCCTAAACGAGGAACGTGGGTCATTTTCAAACCTCGAATGTTAAATGGAGGCGGGGACAGATATAGCACTCCCCGCCCCGAGTTccgttttattttttttattaattttataatattttttaatttattttacatatttctttatgtgattttgtaaaatattagtaattttttaaagatttttaattttattttgtacaTATTTAATACTTTGAATGATTAATATAgtgtaatatatattaattttagttaatctatttttgtttattttatttttaaataaatgggtacCCGTGGGAATTCTCCGCCCCAACGGGTATACCCCACCCCACCCTACCCGATGGGGAATATGCGAGGATGGGGGTAGGGGAAGCACcctgtgacagtcaaaatcccgtgatccgcaaggggaaagaccgggtaaaagttgtgtaatcccacatcgcctagggaaggtcaagtgtgatgattctaatactgtgtaggtatgagGCTATACAATTGAACATAGCTTAAATTAATTAGTgtgtactacctatgccaacaagatgcatattcttttTAGTAGTCcttcacttgagaactccaaagttaagcgtgatTGACTTtgagtaatctcatgatgggtgacctcttcaAAAAATTTCTCAAGAAGCGTGCAaatgaggacaaagcatgctggaaagactcatgttgttTTGCAGgactagtcgtcattccaggaagcagccatagtgacgtgggacgtTACGCACTCCTTGCCAATTACCCGCCTTGTTTCCATCCCTAACAACAACTGATCGTTTTATTTAACCAATCAAATTTATATCAAGAGGGacccattatttaaaaaaaaacagtgTCACATCAGTTGTTGTAATGTTTTGATACATAATTTTGGTGCGCATATCATTATTcataactaaataattaataagaaatatatacgaaaatatAATTTATGGCAAAGTTATATAATGCATGCTAAACGTAATTAAAATGATCCGATTAATGTTGAAATATTAGTGTGATCAATATATGATTTTAAAGTCATGATTTTgcaataattaaatttattgtaTAGATTTGTGCTACTTATTTATTTCACAATAATTTAGTGTGATCAATATATGATTTTAAAATCATGTTTTtgcaataaataaatttattgtaGAGGTTTGTGCTAGTTAGTTATTTCACAATCACAATCACAATCACAGTCACATTCACAATTTTCATATTGTTTTTTGGTATTAATTTTCATCATGTATAAAGATGGGTTTTTTTTTAAGATaatataagaaaaatatatttcacattaatatataaataaaaggtGATAGTTTCACAAAGTCAAAGGAGTAAGtaaatttttgtgaaaaaaagagtaagtaaatttgaatttgaatttttttttaaggaatttgaattttaataattatttatattgtaATTAGATATCCAATTTTTCGCACCCGTAATATTAATATTGGAGGTGTTTTATTAATACAGCATTttctttataaataattaattaattagatatgaaaaaaatgaaatgaaaatgtAACCCGTCTCTCTTCTAAAATTCTgtaaaacattattttttattttattttggtaaGTACTTATTGACAGTTCAAAAGTTGGGAACTTTAGTGTCAAAAATAAAGTACTGTTTTTTATGTGGAAAAAAATAGGAGTAATTAACGTTCAGaaccaaaaacatgtttaaatCTTAACAATATCCAAACATGACACATACATATATAGTTAAACTGGTACGAAATTATagtaaaaaaagaagaagaagaagaagataaagtgaACCTTTTTTATAGCTAACAAAGAAATAGATTAAATGGTCAAAGTAACACAACGTGTTCCTATAAAAGCTCTAAGGTTCATTGAAGTTGGGTTCAAGCCAAATCACCAAAAGATTCCAAATTTTGAGAGATGACTTTTCAATGGTTGAGATCAATTCTCAACACTTCTTGGGGACCCAGATAAAGGGTTAGCAGAAGAAGTAGAGTAGAGTAGCTAAGTGGAAGAGAGTGATGAGTATGGAGATAGGAAAAGCtatacatctctctctctctctctctctctctatatatatatatatatgaatgtataGAAGGGAAGATAGAGCTTATTATTATCTATATATCTCTCTGCCATTCTAAGCATTTATTTCTGCTTTCATTCTCACTTTGACTCATCATCACTCTTCTACTTCTACTTATTCAGAAGAACCAAAACCATACAACAAAACACAACACAACAGAACCAACCTTTTCTTCTCTTCCGCTtctgttatattttttttctatgtaaAAAAgtgaagaaagaagagaaaagggtgATATGGATTTGGTAAAGAGATGGTTTCAAGGGTCCAAATTAGTGTTGGGCATGTTATTGGTTCAAGCATTCGCAACTGGTATGCAACTTCTGTCGAGAGTCATTCTTGTTCGAGGAACCTTTGTTTTTGCATTGATGACATATCGTCATTTGGTTGCGGCTCTTTGCGTTGCTCCTTTAGCTTTCTATTTCGAaaggttcttcttttcttatttcAATGTGTTTTCatggctatatatatatatatgtgtgtatatatatgtgttgtTCTAAGAGGTGGTGGTGACATGGTTTTTTGTGATGTTGCAGAGTTAGTAAagaaaagaaatttgaatggaagaAGGTTTTTTTATGGCTATTTGCCAATGCCTTAGCCGGGTAAGCCAATAATTTGGTGTTGATTTGATCTCATATATCATATGATTTTATTACATTTTTCACatgtgtaatatatatatatatatatgtatatgatctcTCTTTTCAAGTTGTTCTTGTTTGCCACTTACTTGAAATAATATTCTGGTTTCGAACGAATCTTTGGACCCCATTATCAAGATTGCTGTCGTTTTGGCTTCACTAGTTTTGATTTTGatctttgaaaataataataatgcagACACATGATAGATTTAAAATATGGATAAAAAATTGTACtttgttcatatatatatataaatataaatataaatgcaTTGGTATTTAAAGCCCCTTTTCAATGCAATTCAGAAAGTAATAAATAGCATATCTGAAATGCCATCATACCATTCTTTGATTTAATTAATGTGTTGATGAGATGGAATTGGCTGTTGAAAAAGCAATGATATCGTTCtagtcattttatatatatatatatatatatatgaaagcaAAATGGTTTTCAATTCTATCCTATGTGCTGTTTTTTCTATCCTTTATTCTGAAAAGATGGCATATATCATTAATGATGTATTACCACATATATAAGATTACAGAATTACTGAAAAGTAGTTTTAGAttttattctatatatatatatgtatgtattgaattatatttatttgtttgtcGTTTTCTTTCTTAAAATGAAATATTGGGCATGCATGGTTGTCAATCAAGTTCTCAAATTCATTGAATTATTTATCGTTTCTGGGAAAAATAATTGGTAAAAAGAATCAAATTGTGACTACAGATAATAAGCAAACTCTCTCTTTTTCTATCTCTATCTCAGCCTTAGAAATTTTGAAGCTGTTAGGCCAAAAGTGCTTTTTAAATTAAGGGTGTTCCTTACTTCAAATCGATTAAAATCTTCATTcgacctatatatatatataaatatatatatatgtctgacacattgaaaaaaaataatatatacttATTCTTCTGGTCTGGTCCACACCAGATTGGAGATTACAGCTGCAGCTTCACTTTTAAGATTACTTCATGAAATGGCCAACTCAATACTCAATTAATGCTCATTTTTGTCAGTTTCAGCTTTTAATTTGCTTTTGATTTGAGTTgttgaataatatatatatatatatgcatgcatTATATGTATATGCAGGATAACATCTGCTATGGGATTGTTCTATTATGGCCTCAGAGAGACATCAGCTACTTATGCCACAAATTTTCTCAACTTAATTCCCATTGTCACATTTGTCTTATCCATCTTCTTCAAGTAagatatacatatacatatatatgtgtgtatatatatatagttatataatccaataaaaaaatatatgtaagaACATCTGTTTTTGTAGATTAGAGCAGGTGGAGCTGCATACAAAGGCAGGTAAAGTGAAGATTATTGGGGCATTAGTGTGTGTAGCTGGAGCTCTCACCAGTAGTCTTTACAAGGGAAAAGCATTCTACATTAGTCATCACCATATTGACTCTCATATCAATTCTAAGACATCTGATACCAATTGGGCACTTGGCACTCTCATGTTGGTTGGCAGCTGCTTCTCCTATTCTTCATGGTTCCTTATACAAGTATGCActctcacacacatatatatatatatatatataatgcttaTACACCTCACTATCAAGATTGAAActttcctatatatatatttatataggagCTATTATAGTGAGGTCATCTTTTTTTACAATATCAGTGAAGCTAGTTTGTGTTTTTTATACCTTGATAAGCTTTTTAtatatgacagtgtacattgTAATAACGTAACATACAcctgtttttaaatttttttaaataatttacaatatCGAAAATAATATTCAAAGAGTTGACTTTTACACACATATACAATAAAATAACCACGTGTGTACGTGTGTAACAAGCTATTTGAACCCTGTTTTCAGTATCATAATTTATTAaagattttttgaaaatttgtagaatattctaaataactacaatgtacatccCGGCGTCGAAAACAGAAAAATGATGCACTGAGTGGATGCATTGGATTCGTTCTCATTTTATATATTTGTTACTTTTCCTACTGTGCATGGTTCTTTACACAAGTATGCACTACTCatttttatatatgcttatgCTTCTACAGCTCACAGTCAAGGTTGATATATATTCCCAACTGTTTTGCCTTTTTCCTTTTAAAGAAACTTACTTTACtccacttatatatatatatgttctttTTTTGACAACAGCTCAAGTTCAAGGAAATATTTCCATATAAATATTGGGTGACGATGCTGACATGCATTATAGGAGCTGTGCAATCAGCTGTAATGGGTTTATGTTTAGATAGACGTGTAGCTGCATGGAAACTAGACTGGAATCTACAACTGCTGACTATAGTTTACTCAGTAAGTTGACTTTGACAATTTGTGTTTGGTGGGTCTTTTTATATGAAATCTGCCTAACatataaattttatataaaaaaaaaatacatctttattgttatagggatcacttgccacagcTGCAACATTCTGCTTACTCACATGGGCAATCTCAAAGGAAGGCCCCACTTATCCTCCCATGTTCAACCCACTCACTCTGATTTTTGTAGCTGTATTAGAAGCACTCATTCTTGGTGTAGCCATAAGAACTGGAATGTAAGTATCATATGTGAATATTATGTTCAAATATTCTCTACCTAGAGGTGATAATTATTCATATCTATGATACTCATCGCTCGATCTTTTATTCCATTCATTTGTTTGGAATGAAATTGTCGAATTTCGATCATTTCGGTAGAACAACTATTCCATTTGAAAATGAGAGGGAAGATCATTCTAATACAAgcttaaattattaattttttattttattcctatTCATTTTCCTATTCTCATTTCTCAATTTTCGTTCTCTCCAACCGAACTACACCTAAGTGTGTAGTGTCTCCATCATTGCATTATGTCTAACAAACATGAAAAAAAGGACATGAAATATTTTTAGGCAATCAAGTTAAGTCTCTTTTAGcaaaaaatttctaaataaaatttGATAGTAAGGTTTGTATTTTTCTAAGTCTTACAAACCTCCAAATATGTATAGAGCTCAAGGATTTGATT from Humulus lupulus chromosome 5, drHumLupu1.1, whole genome shotgun sequence encodes the following:
- the LOC133780257 gene encoding WAT1-related protein At1g09380-like, producing the protein MDLVKRWFQGSKLVLGMLLVQAFATGMQLLSRVILVRGTFVFALMTYRHLVAALCVAPLAFYFERVSKEKKFEWKKVFLWLFANALAGITSAMGLFYYGLRETSATYATNFLNLIPIVTFVLSIFFKLEQVELHTKAGKVKIIGALVCVAGALTSSLYKGKAFYISHHHIDSHINSKTSDTNWALGTLMLVGSCFSYSSWFLIQLKFKEIFPYKYWVTMLTCIIGAVQSAVMGLCLDRRVAAWKLDWNLQLLTIVYSGSLATAATFCLLTWAISKEGPTYPPMFNPLTLIFVAVLEALILGVAIRTGILIGMALIIFGIYSFLWGHRKETKILAEDRLDNGEGAGKMRSGDQIAAVSQLTAIVVPSTSPPISPKH